In Naumovozyma castellii chromosome 1, complete genome, one DNA window encodes the following:
- the MNN14 gene encoding Mnn14p (ancestral locus Anc_1.509) — translation MIHRCFSMIPHLVFNTARKLKRKNYKHLILTLVAFLLLFFIYTDYYESTSRTALAVLKATFAIFQTDDIELGTKIYKKLRFDTSPTWIDEYELQKDLLTIKIGPNQGKTLTSIDELEFYDSDPRIIWSVYLKYLTNENEMDSGLPFSWYDWADFHDYNKLIASKDSNLSCSFIFETAFDLEKLKSLERDLSEPLFTEERAKYNDPFWYKNARKLSTGADMTLLPNHCTDNKSSSWKFNTPFVVTDLYDKMRPEVYDFHTRNYILNTLSAPLSLTFLNSDQDCFRIILDQTNRSNMIESGLLAKYLASEEDVNEVIFDHHKVYGEFLTSPQAETYKINIEGTNKNVYNDELVHLNPDDFDFDVNAKIHELETRLDTLSVHDVHYLESLKTSVATHPALARKYFSEARNLQQVKGLGHHRDKTFFYKNMDINSQEYANRLNSMIRTFQKFVKANGLISWLAHGTLFGYLYNGETFPWDNDFDLQMPIKHLHYMSQYFNQSLILEDPREGNGRFLLDVGDSLTIREKGNGDNNIDARFIDIDSGVYIDITGLSVSPEPFKSNIEPFIDANEFNETKSSLQDITSKMESNQEENGNSLATMTLANLLNYAKDHSEDFDKDTVKLISKTIKSEENEIKAASNLLKNLDRKQRLYMNRKFHVYNCRNRHFTTLGLLSPLINTNFHGVTALIPHQHISILRDEYKLPEKFGFLTFEGRVFLPELKYWLNFPILKKVANLNNGNANLPKLQSPLNAPSFSELYLLYSNAIRLGFHDLFGILFSSFDVTTYRLKELEIQYDETLDIEEKLRLLSLMRDKAAPTLKSPGKDPYTYNYETRMWNSFSKNVVDKNSVDNIREYVDFFNLDKLWRQIEQLEQRSLNMLKIENDDGGKVDLNKYGLNLFTGETKMDNHIFKYDHMNITSPVVN, via the coding sequence ATGATACACAGGTGCTTTTCAATGATACCTCATCTTGTTTTCAACACAGCCAGAAAActtaaaagaaaaaattataagCATCTCATACTAACGCTGGTTGCTTTCCTTCTGTTGTTTTTCATATATACGGACTATTATGAGAGTACTTCACGCACTGCTCTTGCCGTCCTAAAGGCCACATTTGCTATTTTCCAGACTGATGATATTGAGTTGGGGACAAAAATATACAAGAAACTACGGTTCGACACAAGCCCGACATGGATTGATGAATACGAACTTCAGAAGGATCTCTTGACAATAAAGATAGGACCCAACCAAGGAAAGACCTTGACTTCAATAGATGAATTAGAGTTCTACGATAGTGATCCAAGAATAATATGGTCTGTGTATTTGAAATACCTGactaatgaaaatgaaatggaCTCTGGTCTTCCGTTTTCTTGGTATGATTGGGCAGATTTCCACGATTATAATAAACTCATTGCGTCAAAAGATTCAAACCTTTCATGTTCTTTTATCTTTGAGACAGCATTTGATCTCGAAAAACTAAAGTCACTAGAACGGGATTTATCTGAACCATTATTTACTGAGGAAAGGgcaaaatataatgatcCATTTTGGTATAAAAATGCAAGGAAATTAAGTACTGGTGCCGATATGACTCTTTTACCAAACCATTGTACAGATAACAAGAGTAGTTCGTGGAAATTCAACACACCTTTCGTGGTAACGGATTTGTACGACAAAATGAGGCCTGAAGTATATGATTTTCatacaagaaattatatctTGAATACCCTAAGCGCCCCACTTTCATTGACGTTCCTTAATAGTGATCAAGATTGTTTCCGTATCATTCTTGATCAAACTAATCGCTCTAATATGATTGAATCAGGACTCTTAGCCAAATATCTTGCatcagaagaagatgtaAATGAAGTTATTTTCGATCACCATAAGGTATATGGTGAGTTTTTAACGAGCCCGCAGGCTGAAACATATAAAATCAACATTGAAGGAACCAATAAGAATGTTTATAATGATGAACTTGTCCATTTAAATCCcgatgattttgattttgatgtCAACGCAAAGATCCatgaattggaaacaaGGTTAGATACACTATCTGTTCATGATGTTCATTACCTGGAAAGTTTAAAAACATCTGTTGCTACCCATCCAGCCTTAGCTAGGAAATATTTCTCAGAAGCTAGAAATCTTCAACAAGTCAAGGGTTTAGGCCATCATCGTGATAAAACATTCTTTTATAAAAATATGGACATAAATTCCCAAGAATATGCAAATCGTCTTAATTCCATGATTCGaacttttcaaaagtttgtTAAGGCTAATGGGTTAATATCTTGGCTTGCACACGGAACACTGTTTGGCTATTTGTATAATGGCGAGACTTTTCCATGGGATAATGACTTTGATCTTCAAATGCCAATTAAACATTTGCATTACATGAGCCAGTATTTTAACCAGAGTTTGATATTAGAAGATCCAAGAGAGGGGAACGGTCGTTTCCTTCTTGATGTAGGCGATTCTCTTACCATTAGGgaaaaaggaaatggaGATAATAATATCGATGCTAGATTCATTGATATAGATTCAGGAGTATATATCGATATTACAGGCCTAAGTGTTTCACCTGAGCCATTTAAATCTAACATAGAGCCATTCATCGATGCCAACGAGTTTAATGAAACCAAATCTTCTTTACAGGATATAACTTCTAAAATGGAATCTAATCAAGAGGAGAATGGTAATTCACTAGCTACTATGACTTTGGCTAATTTACTGAATTACGCCAAAGATCATTCAGAAGATTTCGATAAAGATACTGTTAaattgatttcaaaaactaTAAAgtctgaagaaaatgaaataaaagCAGCTAGTAACTTGCTGAAGAATCTCGATAGAAAACAAAGGTTATATATGAACCGCAAATTTCATGTTTACAATTGCAGAAATAGACATTTTACTACACTTGGGTTGCTAAGCCCACTGATAAATACAAATTTCCATGGTGTCACAGCTTTAATTCCTCATCAACACATATCAATTTTGAGAGACGAGTATAAACTTCcagaaaaatttggattccTAACTTTTGAAGGTCGAGTCTTCTTACCAGAATTGAAATACTGGTTGAACTTTCCTATATTGAAAAAGGTGGctaatttgaataatggcAATGcaaatttaccaaaattGCAATCGCCATTAAATGCTCCATCTTTCTCTGAACTTTATCTTTTATATTCTAATGCCATTCGCCTCGGTTTCCATGATTTATTTGgcattttattttcatcatttgatgTAACGACATATAGGCTTAAGGAGCTTGAGATCCAATATGATGAGACACTAGATATCGAAGAGAAACTACGACTGTTAAGTCTCATGCGCGATAAAGCTGCTCCAACCTTGAAATCACCAGGGAAGGATCCATATACGTATAACTATGAAACGAGGATGTGGAACAGCTTTAGTAAAAATGTGGTAGATAAGAATTCTGTGGATAATATTAGAGAATATGTggattttttcaatctaGATAAACTATGGAGGCAAATCGAGCAATTGGAGCAACGATCTTTGAATATGCTTAAGATAGAAAATGATGACGGTGGAAAGGTGGATTTAAATAAGTACGGACTAAATCTGTTTACAGGTGAGACAAAAATGGATAATcacatttttaaatatgaCCACATGAACATAACGTCACCGGTGGTCAACTAA
- the NTA1 gene encoding amidase (ancestral locus Anc_1.510) yields MTRPTTTKILVDLRIALVQLNPQISQLEQTIKRSWTLLNNIPKGSKSPDLIVFPEFALTGYNFHSREQILPYCSDSVSAKGPIFQFAKQVSKAFNCYTVIGYPERVDDGSDLSVLYNSAAVVNANGNLVFNYRKSFLYETDKEWQCEENPEGFQTFPLSFLQKGTDLKTGEKVDVILKTGVGICMDLSPYEFKAPFNDFEFATYHLDRGTELIICPMAWLHSSSLTDAEDKNDRGKKMLIKENLKLNGVPEYGSQGDFQINFNQNSKPDRIRMDSEFVDKDYDKLNEPDMTNVNYWMLRFLPFLNLPIRNNWLQNNGDVLGQIMEMNGTKSYMGATQSDPWKFKGKNALLAIANRCGVEDGTTVFAGSSGIYKFNGEDTHESDHIDTTNESVYLYGNMGKGKEGVLIRDVEFEIDR; encoded by the coding sequence ATGACACGCCCTACAACTACAAAGATTCTTGTTGATTTGAGAATCGCCTTAGTTCAATTGAATCCTCAAATTTCTCAATTGGAACAAACCATCAAAAGATCATGGACCCTTCTCAACAATATACCGAAGGGCTCCAAATCTCCAGATTTGATTGTCTTTCCTGAATTTGCACTCACAGGTTATAATTTCCATTCCAGAGAACAAATACTTCCCTATTGTTCAGACTCTGTCTCTGCGAAGGGACctattttccaatttgcAAAGCAAGTATCAAAAGCCTTCAATTGTTATACCGTTATTGGATATCCTGAGCGTGTGGATGATGGTTCCGACTTATCAGTGTTATATAATTCTGCTGCAGTGGTGAATGCGAATGGGAATCTAGTTTTTAACTACAGAAAATCATTTCTATATGAAACTGATAAGGAATGGCAATGTGAAGAGAATCCTGAAGGATTCCAAACGTTCCCATTATCCTTCCTACAGAAGGGCACAGATTTAAAGACGGGGGAGAAAGTGGATGTTATTTTGAAGACTGGGGTCGGGATATGTATGGATTTAAGTCCATATGAATTTAAAGCCCcatttaatgattttgaatttgcGACTTACCATTTAGATCGAGGAACAGAGTTAATCATTTGCCCTATGGCATGGTTACATTCTTCCTCGTTGACAGACGCGGAGGATAAGAACGATAGAGGTAAGAAGATGTTAATTAAAGAGAATTTGAAGCTAAATGGGGTGCCAGAATATGGCTCACAAGGtgattttcaaattaattttaacCAGAATTCAAAACCAGATAGAATTCGTATGGACTCAGAGTTTGTTGATAAAGAttatgataaattaaatgaacCTGATATGACAAACGTGAATTATTGGATGCTGCGATTTTTgccatttttgaatttaccaATTCGAAACAATTGGCTCCAAAACAATGGAGACGTACTGGGTCAAATTATGGAAATGAATGGAACGAAGTCATACATGGGGGCTACACAATCTGATCCCTGGAAGttcaaaggaaaaaatgCCCTGCTTGCTATAGCAAACAGATGTGGGGTGGAAGACGGAACTACAGTTTTCGCTGGCAGCTCTGGTATTTACAAATTTAACGGAGAGGATACACATGAAAGTGATCATATCGATACCACAAATGAAAGTGTATACCTCTATGGAAATATGGGGAAGGGGAAAGAAGGAGTCCTAATTCGTGATGTTGAATTTGAGATCGATCGCTAG
- the NCAS0A12240 gene encoding PRCC domain-containing protein (ancestral locus Anc_1.512) produces the protein MNQDNDTTRGEEVMSNLIFGSGYNRRDWAIEETEFKVFDPKERGNNEAPDESHTTKALQARKEEPVNEADMDSLLELKVSASQASNEKNATSSSTPAISNVYDPRNQLKSLVKNAQRNKEALDIRNEHIKETKKQTRSRYGW, from the coding sequence ATGAATCAAGATAACGACACTACTAGAGGAGAAGAGGTAATGAGCAACCTAATATTTGGATCTGGCTACAATAGGAGGGACTGGGCCATCGAAGAGACTGAATTTAAAGTTTTTGATCCCAAGGAAAGGGGAAACAACGAGGCACCTGATGAATCACATACCACCAAGGCCCTTCAAgcaagaaaagaagaaccTGTCAATGAAGCCGATATGGATTCACTATTGGAACTTAAGGTATCCGCTTCTCAAGCCTCTAATGAGAAGAATGCTACATCAAGCTCAACTCCGGCAATTTCTAACGTTTATGATCCTCgaaatcaattgaaatcGCTCGTAAAGAATGCTCAGAGGAACAAGGAAGCCCTTGATATAAGAAATGAACATATCAAGGAGACAAAGAAGCAGACTAGAAGCAGATATGGATGGTAG